GTCCACTTCTGGCCGTCGGCGAGCGAGCCGTCGTCGAGCCCGACGGGCGCGACACGGAAGAGCGCCACGTCCGCGAGCGGAAGGCCGGTCCTGAGCGAGCCGGCCCACAGCGTGGTGCGCGAAGCCGAGCGCTTGGCGAGCAGGCTCAGGTCGCTGACGAAGAACACGATCCGGCGCGAGAGCCTTCCGGTGCGGGCCTCGAGCACGTAGACCCCGGCCGGCTGCTCTCGGGGCAGTGGCATCTCCTGTTCCCGCCACGCAAACGGCGGACCGTCCGGCAGGTCGTGCTCCCACGCCTCGATCCGTACGAGGCCCGTCGTGTCGGCGCCCTGCACGTAGGTCGCGCGGAAGTCGCGGGTGGAATCGAGCAGCCGCGCCTCCGGCAGGCGCCACAGCGTGAACGCGACGCGCGAGGCGCGAAACGCGCGCACGGCGAGCTGCTGCTTCTCGTCGGGCGCGAACACCTCGCGCTGCAACACCAGCGAGAGCGCCGGCGCTTTCGGGGTCGCGACCAGGTCCGGAAGCGTGCGCGCTTCGCCCTCCCGCAGGCCCGTGACCTCGCGGCCCGTGCCGGATTCGAAGCCTTCGTGCGCGACCTCGACGCGGTAACGGCCGGGCGCCAGCTCGCCGAGCACGTAGGCGCCCTCGGCGTCGGTCGTGGTGGTGGCCTCGCCCGCGCCGCGCGCGATCACGCTGACGCCCGCGACGCCGGTGCCGTCGGCGAGACGAACCGCGCCGGCGATGCTGGCGGGCCGGGCCAGCACGATCGCCACCGGCGTCGTCTCGCCGCGGCGCACGGGGACGCGATGCGATTCGGTCGCGCGCAGGCCTCCGGCGTCCGCGGCGATCGTCCAGTAGCCGGCCGCGAGGCCGTCGAACGCGACCGTGCCGTCCTTTGCGGTCCAGCGCGGATCGGGATCGCGGCGCGAGGCCTCGTACCACGCCGGGGCGCGCTCGCTGCGAATCGTGACCCGCGCCGAGCCGATGGGCGTGCGGCCGTCGGCGCCCGTGACCTTGACCGCCAGCCGGCCGGCCCGGTCCAGCGGAGCGACCACGCGAACTTCCCTCTGCGTGACCGGGAAGCGCCAGCCGTCCAGCGCCCAGTCCGTATAGCCGTCGGCGCCGACGGTGAACAGGTACCAGCGGTTCGTCTGGACGTCGTCGAACGCGAACTCGCCCCGCGAATCCGAGGTCGTGCGGTAGTAGCCGGGCCCGCCTCCCGAGTTCTGCAGCTCGACGTCGGCGCCCGCGATGGGCTTCTGCGTCTCGGCGTCCACGACCTGCCCGGTCACCCGCGTGCCCGCGGAAAAAGCCGGCGGCGCGAGCAGCGCGAGCAGGACGAACGAAGCGGCGAGCGTCGCGGCGAGAGCGCCCGCGGCGCGCCACGAGCCCGGAAGCGACCGGCGAAACGGCGTGCGGAAGGTCATGGGGTGCGGCATGGCGGTCCTCACGGGTTCGATGGGATCGGGCGGCGGGCCCGGGTGGTCGCGGGCCCCTGAAGCGTGACGACGTCGAACTTCGAACAGCGCGCCTCGGCGACCGGCCCGGCGAGCACGCCGATGCGCCGCGCTTCGCGGAGCGCCCACGCCACCGTGCGCGCCTCGCCGGGCAGGAACGCCACCGTGCCCTTCCCCGTTTCGATCTTGAGTCCCTCGCGCATCGGGTCCACGGACATGGGGTCCGCGACCGGCGTGGGATCGCCCGCGAAGGCCACGATCAGCCGCAAGGTGTCCAGTTCCTCGGCCCGCACGGGAGGGCGGCGGCGGTCGTTCGTCGCGAGCTGACCGCCCAGCCACCGCAGCGAGGCGGAGAGCGAACCGCCCGGAGGCACGTCGGAGCCCACGCAGGCGCGCGTCGCGCGCCCGCGCACCAGCGTCACGTAGAGCGGCCGGGGCGATCCGGGCCACTCGGGCGGCGCCGGGGGAACACTCGCAGCGCTCGCTTCCCCGGAGTCCGCTTCGGCGACCGGCGCACGTCCCGCCCCGTCTTCGGGCCCGCACACCGCTTCCCTGAGACCTTCGCGCACCTGGTCGAGCAAGGCGGCGCTCGCGACGCCGTCGTGCGAGAGCGCGCGGTAGGGATCGAGTTCGGGAGCCAGCGCGCCGGAGGCGGCCGCCAGCAGCGACGCCCCGAGGAGCAGCGCGTGCCTCACGGCCGCACCTGCGCTCCACGCGTCGGCGGATAGACGTCGCGGTGCACGAACTCGCGCGACTGCTCGCCATCCCGTCCCGTCCGCACGCGGTAGAGCTCGATCTCGCGGCCGGGCCGCGCGCCCTCGACGCCCGGATCGGCGGGCAGGTCACGCTCCTCGGTCGCGAGTTCGAAGGTGTTCGCCGCGGGCTGCTCGCCCTCGAACCGGGCACTCAGGGTCGCGCCGCGCACGAAGATCCGCAGGCGCACACGCTGGCCCGTGTCGTTCCGCAGCCTCAGATCCTTCGATCGCCACGCGATGGTCGCGTCCTCGCCGGGCGCGATGTAGTCCACCGGCGAGGAGTGCCGCCAGCGTTCGACGCTCGTGAGACCCGACAGCAGGCCGGCCACGAACATCGTCGAGGCGGTCTGGCAGACGCCGCCACCCACCTGCACCTGGCGCGTCTCGTGGAGGATGACGGGCGCGTCCTGGTAGCCGCGAGCGAGCGAGCGCGGCCCGACGAGCGCGTCGAACGACAGCACCTGCCCCGGCTCGAGCACCGCGCCGTCGAGCGCTTCGGCCGAAAGCCGGACGTTCGCGGTGCGCTCGGGCCGGCTCCCCGCCAGCGTCGTCGTGAAGCTGCCGAGCACGACGGGAAACGGCTCCTCCGCGGCTGCCCCGGCTTCCCTCTCCGCACGCACGAGCGTATCGGCGTCCATCTGCCCGAGCGCCGGCGCCACCGCGCACGACGAAAGCGCGACGACAGCAACGGTCATCCATGGCCAGCAGCGCATGCGCCGGAGATTAGCAGAGCAGGCCCACGCGCCGCCTCGACCGACTCGCGTATCGAGCCACCACCGCCTGCCGCCCCCCCGGCCGTTCACACGCAGCCCGGCCGAGGGCGCCCGACCTGCGCGTGGAACGGCGGAGTCGCGAGGGGCGCGAGAGCCAGGGATCGGCGAAGCGCCCCGAGCGCCTAGCGAACCGAGGGCAGGATGCCCGAGGTGAGCGTCCGCCGTTCCACGCGCAGGTCGGGCGCCCTCGGCCGGGCGGAAGCAGGCAGTCCTGGCGTGGCGCCGCCGCCCGGCGGGCGTCAGCCGCGCCGCAGGCGTGCTCGTCCCAGCCTGGCGCAGGGTTCGTGGCGAAAGCAGCTCACGAGGTGGTCGTTGACCATGCCCACCGCCTGCATGAACGCGTACACGATCGTCGAGCCCACGAACTTGAAGCCGCGCGCCTTCAGCTCCTTCGACATCGCATCCGAGACCGCCGTGCGCGCCGGAATCTGCCGCGTCGTCGTGAAGCGGTTCTGGACCGGGGTGCCGTCCACGAAACGCCACAGCCACGGCCCGAACTCGCCTTCGCGCTCGACCAGCGCGAGGTAGGCCTTCGCGTTGCCGATGAACGCCGCGACCTTCTGGCGATTGCGGACGATGCCCGGGTCGGAGAGCAGCGCCGCGGTCCTGCGCGATCCGTAGCGGGCGATCTTCTCCGGATCGAAGCCGTCGAAGGCGCGCCGGTAGTTCTCGCGCTTGTTCAGGATCGTCTCCCACGAAAGCCCCGCCTGCGCGCCGTCGAGCAGCAGCTTCTCGAACAGCGCCCTTCCGTCGCGCTCGGGCACGCCCCACTCCGTGTCGTGGTAGCGCACGTACAGCAGGTTCGAAGGCTTCGGCCAGGCGCAGCGGACGGGCGGTTCGCTTCCGCGGGCGGGCATCGTCAGCGTCCCGACAGCAACCGCGTGAAGCCGAGGAACGAAAGGACGACTCCCGCGACCGAAACCAGCGCGAGAAATCCGGCGAGCAGCAGCACGCCCATGCCTTCCCGGCGGTGGCTGGTGGGCATGAGTTCGGCCGTGCCGAAGCCGGCCGCGAAGCCGCCCGCGTGCGCCCAGTTGTTGACGCTGCCCATGGTGAAGCCCATCACGAACATGAAGATCGCGCTGATCCAGAGCTGCTGCGTGATGTGGCCCTGGTGGGTGCGCCGGCCGTACGAGATGAGCGCGCCCAGCAGGCCGAAGATCGCGCCCGAGGCGCCGATCGTCGGGTGTCCCGTCGCGACGTTCGAGATCAGGAAGCCGCCGATGCCGCCCGCCATGAAGACGAGGAACGCCCTCGGCGCCCCCCAAAGGTCCACGACGTTCGGCATGAACTGCTTCAGGATCAGCATGTTGAACAGGATGTGCAGCAGGCTGCCGTGCAGGAACGTCGCGGTCGCGAGCGTCCACCACTGGCCCGCCGCCCACGCATACCCGCCCGTCATGCCGAGGTGGTAGAGCGCGGCGCCCGAGGGTGCGAGCAGGTCGAACAGGCCGCGCATCTGGATCGCGCCCGGGTCGATCGCCAGCGACAGCAGGTAGAGCACGACACAGTACGCGATGATCACGTTGCCGAGGTCGAACGCCCCGCCGAAGGCGCGCCGCAGCACCGGGCCGTAGCCGAACATGCCCGGCTGCCAGGCGCCGCAATAAGGGCAGCTCTTCTCGCCCACGCCCACGAGCTTTCCGCAGCGCGGACACACCACCGAACCCGTCTGTCGTCTCATCATGGCGCGGCAGGTTAGCCGAGCGGCCGCCCGGGAGCGAACACGCGGGACGTCGTGCGCCCTGCAAGCGCGCCCGTGCAGCTTGAGCGAACCGCGCGGGCACCGCCCTCCGTCCGCGGGGTCGCGGCGCGCCAACCGCATGTCACTGCGATCCGCGCGCAACCCGTTGCGGGCCGCCGCCGATGGCCCGGCGCGTGCTGCGGGACCGCGGGCAGGGAGAGACCGCTCGCATGACCGCCACCACCTTTCACGCCCTCGTCTTCTGGTTCCCGGCGTTCCTGTTCTCGACGACCGTGCACGAGGCCGCCCACGCGTGGGCGGCGCTCCACGGCGGCGACGACACCGCGGCCCGTGGCGGCCAGGCGTCGCTCGCGCCGTGGCCGCACATCCGCCGCGCGCCGTTCGGCATGCTGGTCGTGCCGCTGCTCACGAGCCTGACGCAGGGCTGGACGATCGGCTGGGCGAGCGCGCCCTACGATCCGGAGTGGGCGGAGCGCCACCCGCGCCGCGCCGCGCTCATGGCCGCGGCGGGCCCGCTGGCGAACCTCGGCCTCGCCGTCGCGGCCTTCGCGCTGCTGCGCCTCGGGCTCGTCTTCGGTGTCTTCGACGCGCCCGCGCGCATCACCCTCGATGTCCTCGTCGAGCCGGCGGCCGGAGCGGATCCGCTCGGCGTCTTCGCGTTCGCGGCGCTCGCGCTGTCCGTGCTGTTCACGCTCAACGTGCTCCTGTTCGTGCTCAACATGCTGCCGTTCCCGCCGCTCGATGGCGCCTCGGTCCTCACGCTGGCGATGCCGCCCCGTGCGGCGAGCGCCGCCCGCACGTTCATCACGATGCCGGGCATGTCCTTCGTCGGCATCCTCGCGGTCTGGAAGTTCTTTCCCGTCCTCAGCGAACCCGTGCTGAAGGTCGTGATCGCGCTGCTGCATCCCGGGCAGTACTGAGGGTGCCGCTCGAACTCCCGGCCCGGGCGCCGCGCTAACGGGCCGGAAGCCTTCGCTGCGTCGCACGCACGGCGGCGATGCCGCGAATCGCCGTGAGCGCTTCGGCCAGTTCGGCGTCGGTCGGCGACAGTCCCCTCAACGTCTCGAGGCTCGCCAGCGCCGCGGTCCGCTCTCCGAGCGCCGCCTCGCATTGCAGCTTCGCGAGCCAGCCGGCCGCGAACGTCGGGCGCAGCCTGACGGCGCGATCGGCCGCGACGAGCCCGCTGTCCGGCGCTCCGCCCGCGAGCCAGGCGAGCGCGATGTTCTTGAGCGGCGCCGGCTCGGCCGGGAAGCGGGCCTGCGCCGCGCGCAGGGTCGAGAGCGCCTCGGCGGTGCGTCCCGCCTGCACGAGCGCGTAGCCGAGGTTGTTGGGGTACTCGGCGCGCGTGGAATCCAGACGCGAGGCCTCCTGCAGGTGGGCGACCGCGCCGGGCCAGGCGTGCGCGCGCAAGTCCAGCTCGCCGAGTCCGTAGTGCGCGGCGGCGAGCAACCCGGGCCGCCGCGGGTTCTCCCGCAGGACCTCGGCGTATCGCTGCGCCGCGCGATCGGCGGAGCCCGCGCGCGCCAGCACCGCCGCCAGGTTCAGTTTGGCCTCGGCGTAACGGGGCGCGATCGCGAGCGCCGCCTCGAAGCGCGCCTTCGCGACCTCGACCCGACCGGCCATGAGCGAGTCGTGCCCCTGGTTGTTGAGCGACACCGCCCGGCGGCTCGCGGCCGCGTTGCGCGCGAACACGCCCCAGGTGATCGCCGCGCCGACGGCCGCGATCACCGCCAGCGCGGCGCCGAGCCGGGCGCCGCGGCGCGGCCGACGCACGAGACCGCCGGCGGGAACGGGCAGGCCGGCCTGCGCGGCGGGCCGCCGCTCGACCGGCAGCGTCACGGCGCTGGTCGTCGCGCCGCCCATCTCACGGGTCACCGCTCCGGATTGGACGGGTTCCGCGGGGGCGAAGGCGCGGCTCACGCCGCTGGCCCACCCGCCGGCGGGCGCCTCCCCCGTCACCCCGCCGAGTGCGCTCGCGACCTCCGCGGCGTCCGGGCGGGCCGCCGGGTCGCGGGCCAGCATCCTCGCGAGCAACGCCTCGACCTCGGGCGGAGCGTCGGCGCGCCGCTCGCGCAGGGGCGGCGCGTCGTCGTGGGCGATCGCGTACAGGGTGGCCAGGGCGTTCGGCCCCCGGAAGGGCAGCGTGCCCGTGAGCATCTCGTAGAGGGTCACGCCGAGCGCGAAGACGTCCGCGGGCGCCGCGCCCACGTCCTCGCTCTCCGCGCCGGGCGACGACGTGCCGCGCACCAGCTCGGGCGCCATGTAGAACGGCGTCCCGAGCGTCGAGCCGGTGCGGGTCAGCCGGGAGGCGTCGGTCATGCGCGCGAGCCCGAAGTCGGTGACCTTGACCCGGCCGTCGGCGTCGAACATCAGGTTCTCGGGCTTGATGTCGCGGTGCACCACCGAATGCCGGTGCGCGTAGGCCAGCGCCGCCGCGACGTCGCGCACGATGCCGAGAGCGTCCGGCATCGGCAGCGGGCCGGCGGCGAGCACGTCGCGCAGCGTGCGCCCCGCGAGCAGCTCCATGACGAGGAACGGCCGCTCGGTGCTGCGGTCGAAGGCGAACAGCGTCGCGATGTGCGGGTGCTGCAGGGCCGCGGCGGTCCGCGCCTCACGTTCGAAGCGCCGCAGCGCCTCCGGGTCGTGCGCGTTCGTCCCGCTCACGAACTTGAGCGCCACGCGACGGCCGAGATCGAGGTCCACGGCTTCGTGCACCTCGCCCATGCCTCCCTGACCGAGACGGCGGACGATCTCGAAATGGGAGATGCGTTCCATCACGATCCGGGCCGCGGGCCGGGTCAGCGCGTTTCGCGGTGGAGTGCCAGGGCCTGCCGGAACTCCGCCGCCGCGCGGTCGGACGCGCCCACCTTCAGGTAGAGGTTGCCGAGCGCCTCGTGCGGCGCGGCTGAGCCGGGCACGAGCGCCGACAGCTCCCGAAACTGCCGGGCCGCGGCGTCGTAGAGCTCCAGCCCGCACAGGTACGAACCCGACAGGAAGCGCGCGGCGGCCGTGTCCGCGCTGGCGCCCGACGCGATCCGTTCCAGGTTCGCGCGCACGTCGTCGCGCGACGCCTTCGCGAGCAGGCGGACGCGCGCGCTCTCGCGGCGCAGACTGCCCCGGTCGTCCAGTGCCGTCACTTCCCACTCGTACTCGCGACCGTCCGCGAGCGGTGCCGCGTCGGGCGGGTAGGCGAGCGTCCGTTCGGGGCCGGACGCCGCGGGGACCTCGCGCGACCAGGTTTCCGGCCCTCCGACCGGCGCGAGGCTCACGCGGTAACGGATCGCCCCGGGCACCGAGCGCCACTCGAACACGGGCGCGTCCTCGAGCACGGCGGTGTTTCGCGGAGCGACCAGCAGCGGCGAGCCCGTGTCCGCGTCGGAGCGCATCTCCGACATGCTGACGAGGCCGGTCTCGCGCGAGCCGGAGGTGACGTACTGACTCACCTGCGCGAAGACTTCCTGCGGCAGCTCGCGCGCGGCGCCCGCCTCGGAGGCGCGGCCGCCGACCGTGATCGAGCCGCGCTCGCCGAGCGTGACGACGTTGCCGTCACCGAAGAACAGCGTGGCGCTGCCGCCCTTGCCCACCGTCACGCGGTCCCCCCGCCGCAGCGCCTGGCCGAAGGTCGCCGGAGTCGCGGAGGCGCCGCGGCCGGCGAAGACCTCGACGTGCCCCCTTACGGCCGCGAGCACCGCGACCGTCTCCGAAGGTGCAGCCACCACCGCGCCGGCGTTCGCGAACCCGACGAGGAGGACGACGGACAGTGCGAAAGCACGCATGGGAACCTCACCCCCTGAGGAGGGAACGGAGGGCGCGAAGAGCACGCCCGGCCGCGCGAAACCCGCGCGGGGATCGCCGCCGACATTAGAGGCTGACGCCGGCCGCGTCCACGCCCGACCCCCCGGTACGACCTTCGGGAATCGTGAGCCTTCGGTCCCGTGCGGGGATTGCGCTGGCGCGCCCGCGCGCGAAACCGCATGCTGCGCTCAGGCGATGAGACGGACCCGCGAACCCGGCGCGCACCGCGCGAAATCGAGCGTTCTCCTGGCGGCGCTGGCGCTGGCCGCGTCGATCCTGCCGGGCCCCGCCGCCGCGGCGCCCGCGGCCCCGCGCCCGGCCATCGAACGCCGCTTCGAAGCGGCGATGTCGGCGAAGCGCTGGCGCGAGGCGTCGAGCCTCGCCGACTCGCTGGTGCGCACGCGCGAGCTCCGTGAGCGGCTCCCGGCCCGGCAGGCGGCGGCGATTCTCGACAGTCTCGGCCGCCGGTTGTTCCTCGCCGGCGACCCCGGGGCCTGGGCGGCGGCCGAGCCGTTGTTCCGCGCAGGCCTCGTCGTGCGGGAGCTCGCGCTCGGTCCGGACGACCCGGCCGTCGCCGCCAGCCTCGCGACCCTCGCCACG
Above is a window of Candidatus Eisenbacteria bacterium DNA encoding:
- a CDS encoding rhomboid family intramembrane serine protease: MRRQTGSVVCPRCGKLVGVGEKSCPYCGAWQPGMFGYGPVLRRAFGGAFDLGNVIIAYCVVLYLLSLAIDPGAIQMRGLFDLLAPSGAALYHLGMTGGYAWAAGQWWTLATATFLHGSLLHILFNMLILKQFMPNVVDLWGAPRAFLVFMAGGIGGFLISNVATGHPTIGASGAIFGLLGALISYGRRTHQGHITQQLWISAIFMFVMGFTMGSVNNWAHAGGFAAGFGTAELMPTSHRREGMGVLLLAGFLALVSVAGVVLSFLGFTRLLSGR
- a CDS encoding AMMECR1 domain-containing protein — translated: MRHALLLGASLLAAASGALAPELDPYRALSHDGVASAALLDQVREGLREAVCGPEDGAGRAPVAEADSGEASAASVPPAPPEWPGSPRPLYVTLVRGRATRACVGSDVPPGGSLSASLRWLGGQLATNDRRRPPVRAEELDTLRLIVAFAGDPTPVADPMSVDPMREGLKIETGKGTVAFLPGEARTVAWALREARRIGVLAGPVAEARCSKFDVVTLQGPATTRARRPIPSNP
- a CDS encoding DNA-3-methyladenine glycosylase I — translated: MPARGSEPPVRCAWPKPSNLLYVRYHDTEWGVPERDGRALFEKLLLDGAQAGLSWETILNKRENYRRAFDGFDPEKIARYGSRRTAALLSDPGIVRNRQKVAAFIGNAKAYLALVEREGEFGPWLWRFVDGTPVQNRFTTTRQIPARTAVSDAMSKELKARGFKFVGSTIVYAFMQAVGMVNDHLVSCFRHEPCARLGRARLRRG
- a CDS encoding VanW family protein; amino-acid sequence: MRCWPWMTVAVVALSSCAVAPALGQMDADTLVRAEREAGAAAEEPFPVVLGSFTTTLAGSRPERTANVRLSAEALDGAVLEPGQVLSFDALVGPRSLARGYQDAPVILHETRQVQVGGGVCQTASTMFVAGLLSGLTSVERWRHSSPVDYIAPGEDATIAWRSKDLRLRNDTGQRVRLRIFVRGATLSARFEGEQPAANTFELATEERDLPADPGVEGARPGREIELYRVRTGRDGEQSREFVHRDVYPPTRGAQVRP
- a CDS encoding protein kinase; protein product: MERISHFEIVRRLGQGGMGEVHEAVDLDLGRRVALKFVSGTNAHDPEALRRFEREARTAAALQHPHIATLFAFDRSTERPFLVMELLAGRTLRDVLAAGPLPMPDALGIVRDVAAALAYAHRHSVVHRDIKPENLMFDADGRVKVTDFGLARMTDASRLTRTGSTLGTPFYMAPELVRGTSSPGAESEDVGAAPADVFALGVTLYEMLTGTLPFRGPNALATLYAIAHDDAPPLRERRADAPPEVEALLARMLARDPAARPDAAEVASALGGVTGEAPAGGWASGVSRAFAPAEPVQSGAVTREMGGATTSAVTLPVERRPAAQAGLPVPAGGLVRRPRRGARLGAALAVIAAVGAAITWGVFARNAAASRRAVSLNNQGHDSLMAGRVEVAKARFEAALAIAPRYAEAKLNLAAVLARAGSADRAAQRYAEVLRENPRRPGLLAAAHYGLGELDLRAHAWPGAVAHLQEASRLDSTRAEYPNNLGYALVQAGRTAEALSTLRAAQARFPAEPAPLKNIALAWLAGGAPDSGLVAADRAVRLRPTFAAGWLAKLQCEAALGERTAALASLETLRGLSPTDAELAEALTAIRGIAAVRATQRRLPAR
- a CDS encoding site-2 protease family protein, which gives rise to MTATTFHALVFWFPAFLFSTTVHEAAHAWAALHGGDDTAARGGQASLAPWPHIRRAPFGMLVVPLLTSLTQGWTIGWASAPYDPEWAERHPRRAALMAAAGPLANLGLAVAAFALLRLGLVFGVFDAPARITLDVLVEPAAGADPLGVFAFAALALSVLFTLNVLLFVLNMLPFPPLDGASVLTLAMPPRAASAARTFITMPGMSFVGILAVWKFFPVLSEPVLKVVIALLHPGQY